In Silene latifolia isolate original U9 population chromosome X, ASM4854445v1, whole genome shotgun sequence, the following proteins share a genomic window:
- the LOC141617581 gene encoding protein FAR1-RELATED SEQUENCE 5-like, with the protein MKKLPDKVGPSICQNTNFLKEINSIVWDGEIDTEEFELRWKAILSTYELSDYEWLKSMFDIRATWILAYFRDIYLGGIMRTTSRSESENSFFGNFTNPHLTLVEFWMRFQSAMDAQRWKYLKVTADDKNSSPKLSTPLLLEKKTAEFYTTTLFYEFQQELQAACFSCGLSPMTIEDYNDHISIIDREKNKVYTVDLTGNKFSCSCKMFERIGLLFKHVLWVLKDKGFDEIPREYLLDRWSKNATCRPIFNVVGTTLLADYMSIENHQSKVSELWSEVFTSVSLVEDNEELGDELLELIRSFNEKLMISVKRGK; encoded by the coding sequence atgaaaaagCTGCCAGACAAAGTCGGTCCATCAATTTGCCAAAACACTaactttttgaaggaaataaatTCTATAGTTTGGGATGGAGAGATTGATACAGAAGAATTTGAATTGAGATGGAAGGCGATTCTTTCCACGTATGAGCTTTCTGATTATGAATGGCTGAAGTCAATGTTTGACATTCGTGCAACTTGGATTCTCGCCTACTTTAGAGACATATATCTTGGCGGGATTATGCGCACAACATCAAGGTCAGAATCTGAAAATAGCTTCTTTGGGAATTTCACTAACCCGCACCTTACTCTTgtcgagttttggatgcgtttccaATCAGCTATGGATGCTCAGCGATGGAAATATTTAAAGGTGACAGCGGATGATAAAAACTCTTCTCCAAAATTATCAACACCTCTGCTTTTGGAAAAGAAAACTGCTGAATTTTACACAACAACTCTGTTTTATGAATTCCAACAAGAACTCCAAGCTGCTTGTTTTAGTTGTGGTCTTTCTCCGATGACGATTGAAGACTACAATGACCATATTTCAATAATAGACCGTGAGAAAAACAAGGTATACACAGTTGATTTGACTGGTAACAAGTTTTCTTGCTCGTGTAAAATGTTTGAAAGAATCGGATTACTTTTCAAGCATGTTCTGTGGGTGTTGAAGGATAAAGGGTTTGATGAAATACCAAGGGAGTATCTATTAGACAGATGGAGCAAAAATGCAACCTGCCGCCCTATTTTTAATGTTGTTGGGACAACACTCCTAGCTGATTATATGTCGATAGAAAACCACCAAAGCAAGGTAAGTGAATTGTGGTCGGAAGTATTTACTTCGGTTTCGCTTGTTGAGGATAATGAGGAACTTGGTGATGAGCTACTTGAACTTATTCGTAGTTTCAATGAGAAATTGATGATTTCAGTTAAACGTGGGAAGTAA